The genome window AATGGGAATTAATACAatatttcacaacatttttacaacaaatattCGGAGGCAAATATTAGTGgtggacaaaaaaaaatgacattagTGGTGACTCAAATAAGAACCAATAAACAATTGAATTGACACCtgagatttattataaaaatgtcgTAAATGCAGTATTTTTCAAGAAAGTAAATTTTCTTGCCCTATCACGTTGCCTTTCCCACATGTTGAACTTTAAGTTTCCACTCACTTTGCAAGATAACTAGATAATTTCCCGCGCTATGTGTGGATACTTTGCAAGTTCatttgaaatcaatttttttaagacctatttataatactcattttgttgtataatatttatgttttaccAAAATATTACTGaatgttttgaaactcaatttttttaatttatatttaataaaaaaatttgtcataaaATTGATTTCCAAATATTGAGAGGAATTACTCTActaatctaaaattttgaggTTAAAATAGTCAAGTTTTTCGACATTTGTAGAAccatattatattatttgtagagtttattttttaaattgattaaatgattttgaaaattgaaatttataaaattaaattcaaagcaTAAAATACTTTCATATcctaaatttacaaaaatttcaagcaacCTCTCAAACACTTTCTCTACTATTCCATTTTCACAACCAAATACCGAGCCACATATCTCAAACTAATATTTCATTATCTCAATAAAAGGAAATCATTTGTAAGTGCTggcatatagaaaatgtgataaaattaaaaaaaaattgttaaaaatatttccattaatttattaagatttaatttCCTTTAGCAAggcttccaaattaaaaaatatatatgtaaaaaaaaaaaaccatgaaaaacACTCTAAAATCATCAttgacttttacttttatcGTCATGACTCATATTGATATTGCACTAAatagcagtaaaaaaaaaaactacaaaggAACTTATAAATTATGAGTTctaaaacattattaaaaaaaaacctaatctcATCAATAATCAATTAGAAGGTTTCTTTGTATTTCACTTTGTTCTAAAACATAATTCATTTTTGGCTTTCCCACACCAAACACCCAAAGCAACCACAACCTTTACAGAACCCATAACTTTTGACCTCAGCATCAAAACTATAATCAGTCATCACTCAATAAAAAAACCAAGCCCTCTTCCTTGGTATGGTTAACTCATACGGGTTAAGATTAGAAAGGACGATGAAGTTGGAGTTAGGTAGGTGTTATTGAAAGGTTGAAGATAAATGACATCATTCTTGGTAAGAATGTATTTGAGATGAGATACGTGAAGGGTTATGGGGCATATATAAAGGAGTAGAAGTGCAAGAGATTtatcttgaaacattgaactaaagaaaacaaagagtcTTATAAAGAATTCTTATTCTTTAAtaggaaaaatcttgaaacattgaaccaaagaaacaaaaaaatctctatttttttttgttcttatcttatgatttaagagtattttaattttttttttctaaagagtACGCCACATGGTAGAACTTTATGCTTTCTCGCATAAGAATTCTCCATTTGGGTTTCAATATTTTGCATACTAAAGTACcctcacacaaattcttaattttctaaaatatccctatcttttagttaaataattttaaaattaaaaaacacaaacaagttaaaagaataatttactgtttttaagttttaggttttttcatttatctTCTCCATTCAGCCTAAAACTTAGGAAactatctctatctcatttttaaatattattccaAATTATCTtacatatttcttaaaaaaaatacacacaattattaatatatcacttttaaatattataatattaaatcaaataaacacttatcaaaataaaaaagagtattaTTGCACTGCAGAAACGTGTGTGACAAGTTTGGTctatatattgatattgattgatttgtttttattaaaaaaaaggaaggaaaagggAAGGGTAATTTTCCACCGTGTTTGACACTGCAATCCTCTCTGTATCAAAATTTCGGGCGACATTACAGGCTTACAGTTGGTATACGTTTGAAATTTGATGTTGACGAATAATTAAAATCGGGAAGAGTCAAAAAGTGGAAATAAAACAAGTAGAAAGACTTTAAGGTCAAGTGAAATCTCCTCGTATAATGCCAATTGATATTTTGTTCacctcttaatttttttttttttgttgtagttgTTGATATTTTGTTTCAATATAAATGCATAAGCCGTGTCCCTTGTTTATTAGCCTCCATTCTACCTGGTTCCTTATTTCACCAGCTTcttgcttttcatttttcaaaaccaaatgacgCTTCACCAGACCAAAATTTGCGCATTTTGTTCTATTTACCTTCGTGTGATTCTTCTCTTTTCCGCAAGTAGTCTCCTCTGCCTGCAACCCGTGGCCATTACTGCCACCGCTCCAACAAACGAGACTGATCGTTTGGCTTTACTCAAATTCAAAGAACTTATACCTCATGATCCATATAAGATATTGAGTTCGTGGAATGGCTCTATGCACTTCTGCAATTGGCATGGAATCACATGCGGCCGTTGGCACCAAAGGGTCACAGGCTTGGACCTCCAGGGCTACAACTTAGGTGGATCTATATCACCTGCTATTGGAAACCTCTCCTTTCTTAGGTTCATCAACCTCCAAAATAACAGCTTCTATGGCAAAATTCCACAAGAATTCGGTCATTTGTTCCGACTGCAACGACTCTATCTCAACAATAACACGTTGGGAGGGGAAATACCATCTAACTTGTCCATCTGCTCCAATCTCAGATCAATACGTCTTCGTGTGAATAAGCTTACAGGGAAAATTCCAGAGGAGCTAGGCTCTTTAATGAGACTACAAGAACTTGcgatttccaaaaataatttggcAGGAGGAATCCCACCTTCTCTAGGAAATCTTTCTTCGCTCAAATATTTCTATGTGGGGACCAATAATTTGGTGGGAAATATTCCAGATACCATATGCCAATTAAAAGGCTTAGTATGGTTCTCAATTGGGGAAAATAAATTGTCAGGTACAATCCCTTCCTCTCTTTATAATGTGTCTTCTCTCCAATTGATTGCAGTTACAAGCAACCAACTTAATGACACACTTCCAGCCAACATAGGCCTCACTCTTCCTAATCTCCAACATCTTCTATTTGGTGGAAATATGTTCTATGGACCAGTCCCTACTTCACTATGTAATGCAACTCAGCTTCAAAGAATTGGTTTAAGTGAAAACAATTTTCTAGGATCAGTTCCAACTAATTTGGGAAATCTGTTGGATCTTTCCGGGCTAAATTTGGGTAGCAATCATCTTGGAAAGAGTTTACATTTCTTAACATCTTTGACAAATTGTagtaaacttaaaattttggatattagTGCAAACTATTTCGCAAGTGTTTTGCCTACTTCTATATCCAACTTGTCAACCCAACTCACTCAATTATATATAGGAGGCAATGGAATTTCTGGAACTATTCCTGCATCATTAGAGAATCTTGTTAACTTAATTGCTTTGGGCTTAGATTATAATTACTTCATCGGCATTGTTCCTACTAATTTTGGGAAGTTTCAAAAGATgcaattattaaatttaagagTAAACAGATTGTCTGGAGAAATACCAACCATCATAGGCAACCTTACTCAGTTGTTTGAACTTGATTTAGATGAAAACAGATTTGAAGGAACTATACCTCCAACTATAGTAAACTGCCAAAATTTGCAATACCTGGGCATTTCACAAAATAACCTTGGTGGATCCATACCCAAACAGCTTATTGGTCCTTCTTCCCCTGCACTAATATCCCTCAATTTGTCACATAACTCGTTTACTGGCAAACTACCATTTGAAGTAGGTGATTTGAAACATATAAACAATTTGGATTTCTCTAACAATAATCTGTCTGGTGAAATTCCTACATCTATAGGAGATTGTTTGATGTTGGAACTCCTTGACCTGCATGGGAATTCCTTTGAAGGAGCAATACCATCATCTATGGCTTCTTTCAAAAGTCTTCAACTTCTAGATGTTTCACAAAATAACCTATCAGGATCCATTCCAAAGGGTTTAGAGAAGCTTCGttatttagaaaatttgaatctttcatttaataattttgAGGGTGAGTTACCAATTGAAGGAGTTTTCAAAAACTCAAGTGCGATATCATTGGCCGGAAATACTAAACTCTGTGGTGGTATACCAAAATTGCAGTTGCCAAAATGTCCCGTAGAGGTCAGGAAACCAAGAAAATCATTTGGCTACAAGCTAGCAATTGTAATTATTTCCAttgttctatttttatttttgttttcatcaatTCTTGTTATTTATTGgatgaaaaaatcaaaaaagaaatcacCTTCTATGTTTTCAACAATGGACCTCCTTCCAAGTGTTTCATACCAAGACCTCTATCATGCAACTTGTGGATTTTCTCCGGATAATTTAATTGGATCTGGAAGTTTTAGCTCAGTATATAAAGGAACTCTTGATCAAGAAGAAAAACTAGTTGCTATAAAGGTCCTTAACCTTCAACACAAGGGAGCTTTCAAAAGTTTTATGGCCGAATGCAATGCATTACGAATTATTCGGCATCGGAATCATGTTAAGATATTAACATGTTGCTCTAGCACAGATTACAGTGGAAATCAATTCAAAGCTCTAGTCTTTGAATTTATGGCAAATGGGAGCTTAGATATTTGGCTGCATCCTGAACTAGACAATGAAAATCAATCAAGGAACTTGAGCCTTCTTCAAAGAATAAATGTTGCACTGGATGTGGCTTCTGCAATAGATTATCTTCACAACCATTCTGTGCAACCAATCATTCATTGTGATTTAAAGCCAAGCAACGTTCTCCTTGACAAAGACATGGTTGCTCATGTAAGCGATTTTGGCTTAACGAAGCTCCTCTCAATTGTTGATGATTCTTCTGAAAAGCAAACTAGCACAATTGGGATAAAGGGAACAATTGGTTATGCTGCTCCAGGTAATATCTTTACAATTCTGCTGGCTATATCCTTAAAGTCTTAAATATCTTTAAATTCTTTACAATTCTTTACAGATGTATTATTTTTGGCAATTACTGTACTACTATCAAAAGAGGATACTTAAAATCTCTCCCTATCTCTCTTAATTTGCACCGATAGAAGCGCTAAGACTGAGTGCTGACTATCCATTGACTAAgctttgtatatttgtttttcaAGCATTTATTTCCCCAATACCATATGTTTGTGAAGACTGATGATAGcttgtcaattttttatagCAAAATAAGTAGAGCTAGTCACAGACAAAACAGATCTGTGCTATATATAGTTTTGTGACATTTATTCATGTGTCCTGTACTGAACAAGTTGTCAACAGACAATTCAAGTAACGGACAACAATAAGAAGTTAGGAACTAcgttgattattattattattattatttgcttgAATAAAAGAATAAGAACCAAAAGTTTAGTTGAACATGGGAGCTGCCAAGTCATTCATACCTATGGTGTCCAACAAGTCCAtaccaattacaaaatataatttgattagATTATCCAAATCCAACCATTAACCATATTTTCCGTGCTACATATAAATCATCAATATTGCCTCCTTGACTCCTTCCAACAACCCTAAAGTAATTTTCTATTGTACAAATGATGAATGCTTCtaacttgaaaatttgaaatgatgGCTTCTATCTTCATGatcttgttttcaatttctttatgcttttttaatgaatcaaatgAAATTTCAGTTGCATTAAATTCGAAATATCACTATGAACAACAACTGCAAAATTTCCTTACAAATCataatttgtagagtatggCATGGGTGATAAGGCATCAATAGAAGGGGACATGTATAGCTATGGAATATTACTACTAGAGATGTTCATAGGAAAGAGACCAACTGATGAAATGTTTAAAGATGGTCTCAATCTCCACAATTTTGCTAAGTTGGGATTGCCAGAAAGAGTTGTTCAAATTGTAGACCCAATCCTTCTACCAAGAGAAGTTGATGTTGAGCCGACAGCAATAGTGGCAGCTAGAGAAGATAATAATGACAACGAAATTCAGGTAGACGAAGGAGCTCAAGGTATTGCAAACCTGTGTCAAATGGATGCCAATGTGCATAAGTGCTTAGTCTCAATCCTAGAGATTGGACTCGCTTGTTCCATAGAGtcaccaaaagaaagaatgaagatGAAGGAAGTTACCAGCGAACTGCATATGATCAAAAAAGCCTTTCTTGGTTCTGGTATACTCCCTGGTGGACTTGGTAGAATCCAAGTTTAAGgtacttttatatatttttaaatttgaatttgcctaaataataaaatcatcaaTGACGGTCATCAGTTATCTCATAAAATTATTGAAGACCATTCTAAGAGTTATGAATTGACCATTTAAGttatatttcttttgattcCTATTAATTCTGCATAAATGCAAGTGTGGAcgtcttttattattttgataaatgatCTTAATtgtcaaattaaattttccGACTAACATTTTCACCTTTTAAGACCCACAACCTTATGAATGGTTCTttcatattcatttatttaaatgGTTTCATGCAGATGCAACTGTTGTTCATGTGTGTACATTCattgttttttcttatataGTCCTGGAAATAACGAATATAACTAACTTTTTCCTTGGACTGCAGAGCATGAAACTACCAAAACAGATCAATGAAACCTCTTTCATGTCCCTGTTGAGTATTTGCGTCATTGCGTGCTAGTTCATTCTCATTTGTAGAAACATTCAGGGAATGATTTCCTCAAGGTATTTTCCTCAAGGGAATGATAGTACAAGTGCATTGAACACTTCTACTACAGGTTCTGGGATGGTGTATATGTATTCACTATTTACTATtcagcataaaaaatataaagtataCTGTGTTGTGTACTTGTGtgtatgtatgggttttgtgtTCTATTGATAATTTATAAAGTTGCTAAAAGCCTTTTTGTATTGGGAATATTGGTGACatgcttttatttaaatttgcaTGCATCCAAGTTTCTCCaatcatagattttttttattaaaataatttgatagtttacAACAAATGAGAGAAGAGATTTGATCCTGATTCTCCTCATACAAAAAATGGAGGCAATTCCATTGAATATAAAGCTCTTGGCGCTTCAAACATAGTTATTGAGGCATTTGAACCAAATGAAAGGGAGAAAATGGAATAagaaaactgaaagaagaaTTTAGACCATGTCGAGTGATTTTAGATGAATTAAATCAACTTTTGCACATTGAGGAATTAAATGATCAAATTCAGTTTCcagttattttattacagtaaAATATGTTTCCAAATAACCAATAATGCGATAAAGATTGACACAGCTATTTGGATAACAATGTGAAATTGAAAAACTATGGACGTATCcaaggagaaaaaaattaagtaaaattcTTACATTATTTGTGCTACATTAGTCAATGTAACCATTGGTTTGATTTTAATTGGGCTTTTAAGATATTACAGTTGAAAAACTATATCTAAATTTTACACAAACACAAAAGGCTATCTGAAAGGAAGGTTATATTAATATAGAAGAAATTTATATCTTCATTCACcgattcttttacaaaaaatagcATCTCTTATATATATCGCGAAAGTGAGATGCAAGAATATAGAAACTAAAGTAGTCATGTAGTAGTGTAGTACATTAGATGTTTTAGATAAGGAGCAATGTAATCAtgaggagaaagaaaataaaagaagaaaaattacattgataaacaaagaaaagataGATACATGGTGACATGGTGTGTCCCGACAAGTTGTATGAAGTTCACAATTCTAACTCACAGGTCACTTTCCAAAGTCTTGCAAAGAAAGTCGATGCCTTGTAGCGGTGGGTTTTATCATCGGGTTGCACTACTTCATTAATTATTAGCTTCACTTTATTTGATTGCTCCCAAACTAAATAACAGGCTTGACAGCAGCAGTTCGACTCAAAGACTTTTTAACACCCCATAATGGGCAAGACTTTTGTCCTACTTTACAAGACGCGTAATGAAAATCTCGTTGGCATTAGAagtatttcattttaaattccaTATTGTATATCATATgtcttattattattgataCGCTCGATCAAATTATCATCGTCCATGCATGGCTAGTTATGGACGACCTAAACAGTATCGTCCTGAAGGAAAAGACCGTCGTTCAAGGACGGGAGAACTCATTTCTACTCCTCGAGGAGCCGTTACAAAACATTAATCAACCTTCAGACCGTTGGGAAGGGCAGCTCATCATTAACACCCCGCAAGGGCGTTACCAGGCAAGAATAAAGCATCCATCAAGActccaccaacggctagaagaaaCCACCTGTGAGCACACAGATATAAATACTTAACCCCAAAAGGGGTGAAGGTAAGAACAAACTCTAGCACATTATTCTCACAGCTCTCTTTTGTCAATCCTTCTAACTTTGGTATCGGAGACCTTTTTGCAGGCACAACGCCGGCGAATTACACTCGTTCTTCCATTCACCAGTTGCTGAGGATTAGGTTCATCAGTTTGGTGCCATCTGTGGGAATAAAATAAACGTTTCAACACGTAACCTGTCCCCGGTCCAAATGGAATCCAGTACAAACCCAGATCCCGCTGCATTGGCACTACAAATCCAGTCGCTATCAGCCACTGTGGAAGAACtcactagacagaaccaagagaTGAAGCAACAGTTGTTACAGGAAAGTAATCGTGTAGACAAGGGCGACGACGAAGACAGCAACAGAAGGCGAACCAGCACTCCAGAAGAGGCAAGCTCAGATCTCTTaagagaaatgagaaaagagatggacgaacttAGGAACGCCATCAAAGGAAAGACGGACCAAAGCTTGGAGAGGATAGTACGGAAGACGGACTCACCCTTTACCATGGCCGTCCAGGATTGCCCAGTACCTTCCAAATTCCGTCTACCCCAGCTAGAACCCTTCGACGGACTGAAAGATCCCTTAGATCACCTGAATACATTCAGAACGACCCTAGGCCTTCAATAGCCACCTGATGAGATATTGTGTCGCTCCTTCCCtaccactctcaaaggagcaGCCAAGGAGTGGTTCAACAAGTTGCCAACATCGTCCATTGATAACTTTGAACAGTTAAGCAGCTCCTTTGTTCGTCATTTCGTAGGCAGGCAGTGTCCAAAAAGGACTGCCGACCATCTGCTTACCATCAGGCAAGGAGAGAAGGAATCATTGAGGTCTTATGTGACACGTTTCACCCGAGGAATGCTGGAAGTAGACGAGGCGGATGACAAAGTACATCTCacgaccttcaaagcagggTTGAAGTCCAGAGATTTTGCGGCGTCTTTGGCAAAGAACCCCCCTAAGACAATGGCCGAGGCATTGCTGAAAgcacagaagtacatgaacgcggaaGAAGCCCTAGCAGCCATCGACGGAGCAGAAAAgaacaaggaaaagaaaaatgagaaggaGGACGATCGACGAGGGCAAAAAAGTTATCGGGCTGATCAAAGGAATGACAATGGAAATAGGCGGAGGGAAGACAGGAACACTCGTCCATCGAAATTCACACCGCTGGTAATGCCTGTTGACTAGATTCTAACGGAGATAAGGGACGAACCGTCACTCAAGTGGCCAAGACCACTCCATTCAGCACCTGGTTTGTGCGACAAGGAGGAAATACTGTCGCTTCCACAAAGATCACGGACATTACACGGAGGATTACAGGGACCTGAAAGAACAGATTGAAGAGCTCATCCGTAATGGGAAGCTACAACAATATATAAAGAGGGGAGATTCCGGCAGGTACGGACAGAAGAGCCAACAAGCTAGTACAAGGAGAGACGAAGACTGCCCCCAACCTCGTCCACAAAACGCACTGGGAGAGATAAAAACCATCGCCAGAGGACCAACCACTGGGGGATCATTCAAATCCCTCAGGAAATCATACCAAAGGCAAGTGAACAGTGTCCACAGTATTCCTCCGTCGAAACAAAGACGAACCAATGGAGACTTGTACTTCTCCGAGGAGGATGCAAGAAGTGTAAAGCAACCTCATGATGACCCACTCGTCATTATGATCATGATCGAAGGGTTCAACACACGAAGAGTCCTGGTCGATAGTGGAAGCTCAGCTGACATAATTTATCTTCCCGCCTTCCAGCAACTAAAACTAGACCCAAAAAGGCTCCGTCATTTTGAGTCTCCTCTCGTTAGTTTTAGTGGAGACAAGGTATACCCCAGAGGGATAGTGACGTTGAATATGAAGGCCGGATCATACCCCCTCCAGGTAACCAACCAACACAATTTCCTGATAGTGGACTCACCCTCGTCCTAAAATGTAATCATAGGAAAACCAATGCTCAATCGCTGGAAGGCTGCGGTTTCCACCTATTGCTTAAAGGTAAAGTTCCCAACAGAACAGGGGGTCGGAGAGATTAGAGGAGACCAGATATTAGCAAGAGAATGCTATCAAGCCGTCCTGGCCTCAAAGGAGAACCATACGTGGATGATTGAAGAGAAATCGCCAGAGATTGTGGAGAAGCTTGAAACGGTAGAGCTGGTTGAAGGGAGTCCACCAAAAACGACCTAAGTGGGGACGGACCTGAATCCCAGGACAAAGGAAGAAATCATCAGCTTCCTCAGAAGCAACCTCGATATATTCGCATGGAGTCACGAAGACATGCCGGGAATCCCAGCAAGCCTCATCCAGCATCATTTGAATGTTGACCCAAGAAAGAAGCCCGTCCAGCAGAAAAGAAGAATCTTTGCCCCCGAGCAAAACAAAGCAGTGATGGAGGAAGTAAACAAGTTACTTGCAGCCAAATTTATTCGGGGAAGTCCACTACCCCGAGTGGTTGGCCAACGTAGTCATGGTCAAAAAAGCAAATgggaagtggagaatgtgcgtcgACTTCACAGATCTAAATCAAGCCTGCCCAAAAGACAGTTTTCCACTACCCAGAATCGACCAGCTAGTGGACTCCACAGCCGGGCACAAACTTCTCACGTTTATGGACGCGTTTTCCGGATATAACCAGATAcaaatggctgaagaagaccaagaaaagaCTGCTTTTATTACCTGCCAGGGACTATACTGTTACCAGGTCATGCCTTTCGGACTCAAGAACGCAGGTGCCACCTATCAGAGGTTGGtgaacaagatgtttgaggAGCCAATCGGGAGGAATGTGGAGGTCTACATTGACGacatgctcgtcaagagcaaaGAGGAAGAAGACCATCTGGACGACCTTAAGGAAACGTTCAATACGCTCAGGCGGTACAGCATGAAGCTCAACCCGTCCAAGTGCGCTTTTGGGGTTTCCTCGGGGAAATTCCTCGGGTTTATGGTTTCGCAGAGAGGGATTGAAGCAAACCCCGAGAAGGTCAAGGCCATCCTAGAAATTTCCTCACCCAGAACGGTCAAAGAAGTGTAATCCCTCACAGGGAGAATAGTGGCCCTCAACAGTTTCGTTTCGAAGGCTACAGACAAATGCCTTCCATTCTTCAAGACTTTGAAAAAAGTCTTTTCCTAGACGGAGGAATGCGAGACGGCGTTCCAAGAGTTGAAGCGTTATCTCAACAACCCGCCACTCTTAAGCCCGTCCAAAGAGGGCGAAGACTTATTCTTGTACTTAGCTGTCTCTGTTACGGCCGTCAGCGTGGCgttgattagagaagaagatGGTTTGCAACTTCTTGTGTATTACGTCAGCCAGGCTTTCCAGGGTGCCAAGGCGCGGTATCCTCGCATAGAGAAGATCACTTTTGCCCTGATTATGGCTTCGAGAAAACTTCGTCCATAATTTCAAGCCAATCCCATCATTATGATGACGGACCAACCAATCAAAAAAGCAATGAACAAACCCGAAGTGGCAGGACGAATGGTACAATGGGCAATTGAGCTCAGCCAGTTCGACATAAAATATCGTCCAAGGATAGCAACAAAAGCACAGGCATTGGCCGATTTTATAGCAGAATTCACCACCCCTGGGAATGTAGGGAGTCTCTGGATGGTAAACACTGATAAGTCGTCCACTCAAAAAGGACTGATGGGTCGTCCACTCAAAAAGGAGGCGGAGCAGGCATCGTCATCACTTCCCCTGAAAAATGTGTTCTCAAGTATGGGGTCCAACTTAAATTCCTTGTAACCAATAACGAAGCAAAATACGAGACCTTATTGACGGGATTGAGAGTAGCCCGGGCACTCGGAGGTGAGAATGTTGTACTCAAGAGTGATTCCCAGCTCGTCATAGGCCAAGTAAGAGGGGAGTACGAAGCAAAGGAGGCAAGGATGCAGAAGTATCTCAAATTGATGAACCAACTGGTAAGCTCCTTTAATTACGTAGAATTCGTCCAGATCCCCAGGGATCAGAATGCTGAAGTTGATGAGGTGGCACGAAGTGCCTCAATGGACAACCAAAGTAAAAGGTTTGATTGGAAGATGGAATAACAAAACTATCCTAGCATCTAGGAACTTCAAACCTTCTCCGTCCACATAGGCCATGGATGGACGAGCTCGATATTGTCATTCCTTCGAGAAGGTCAACTACCGTCAGATCCAGAAGAAGCTAAAAAGGTCCGGAAATGAGCAGCCAGATTCACGATACTTAATGACGAACTCTACAAAAGGGGCTACTCCCAACCGTATTTGAGATGTGTGGAAAAGGAGGAGGCCAAATACATCCTTGAAGAAGTGCACGGGGGAATCTGCGGAGACCACATGGGGGCAAAGTCCCTCGTCAGGAAGATCATGAGAATAGGCTACTTTTGGCCAACAATGCAACAAGACGCGGCTGATTTCGTGAGGAAGTGTGATAGTTGTCAAAGGTATGGGAATGTTCAAAGAATCCCCGGGGAAAAGTTGACCACAATCTCATCGCCCTGGCCATTCGCACAGTGGGGGATCGACATCATGGGTCCCTTACCTCAGGGAAAGAGACAAGTAAAGTTCCTGCTCGTCGCCatcgactacttcacaaaatgggtggaggtAAAAGCTCTGGCAACAATCATCGAAGTaaaggtacaaaattttgtatggaaaaatattttttgtaggTTTGGGATACCAAGgacgatcatatcagataa of Quercus lobata isolate SW786 chromosome 8, ValleyOak3.0 Primary Assembly, whole genome shotgun sequence contains these proteins:
- the LOC115955175 gene encoding probable LRR receptor-like serine/threonine-protein kinase At3g47570 gives rise to the protein MTLHQTKICAFCSIYLRVILLFSASSLLCLQPVAITATAPTNETDRLALLKFKELIPHDPYKILSSWNGSMHFCNWHGITCGRWHQRVTGLDLQGYNLGGSISPAIGNLSFLRFINLQNNSFYGKIPQEFGHLFRLQRLYLNNNTLGGEIPSNLSICSNLRSIRLRVNKLTGKIPEELGSLMRLQELAISKNNLAGGIPPSLGNLSSLKYFYVGTNNLVGNIPDTICQLKGLVWFSIGENKLSGTIPSSLYNVSSLQLIAVTSNQLNDTLPANIGLTLPNLQHLLFGGNMFYGPVPTSLCNATQLQRIGLSENNFLGSVPTNLGNLLDLSGLNLGSNHLGKSLHFLTSLTNCSKLKILDISANYFASVLPTSISNLSTQLTQLYIGGNGISGTIPASLENLVNLIALGLDYNYFIGIVPTNFGKFQKMQLLNLRVNRLSGEIPTIIGNLTQLFELDLDENRFEGTIPPTIVNCQNLQYLGISQNNLGGSIPKQLIGPSSPALISLNLSHNSFTGKLPFEVGDLKHINNLDFSNNNLSGEIPTSIGDCLMLELLDLHGNSFEGAIPSSMASFKSLQLLDVSQNNLSGSIPKGLEKLRYLENLNLSFNNFEGELPIEGVFKNSSAISLAGNTKLCGGIPKLQLPKCPVEVRKPRKSFGYKLAIVIISIVLFLFLFSSILVIYWMKKSKKKSPSMFSTMDLLPSVSYQDLYHATCGFSPDNLIGSGSFSSVYKGTLDQEEKLVAIKVLNLQHKGAFKSFMAECNALRIIRHRNHVKILTCCSSTDYSGNQFKALVFEFMANGSLDIWLHPELDNENQSRNLSLLQRINVALDVASAIDYLHNHSVQPIIHCDLKPSNVLLDKDMVAHVSDFGLTKLLSIVDDSSEKQTSTIGIKGTIGYAAPEYGMGDKASIEGDMYSYGILLLEMFIGKRPTDEMFKDGLNLHNFAKLGLPERVVQIVDPILLPREVDVEPTAIVAAREDNNDNEIQVDEGAQGIANLCQMDANVHKCLVSILEIGLACSIESPKERMKMKEVTSELHMIKKAFLGSGILPGGLGRIQV